From Patescibacteria group bacterium, the proteins below share one genomic window:
- a CDS encoding glycosyltransferase family 4 protein, whose product MRNINLFAFPLHLKIPNGYWDQLYGGIARERPDIVLKHNDFMGLARSWRSTNVVHLHWPSILYASKWRVISLIKFVIRIGIITLSKLRGDRIIWTVHNMRDHEGKNAAFDALAQRFLARYADAVIVHSPAGVEFLAENYRRANDVYVIPHPNYVGFHGPRLSAPDPSLRAVLDLKENDKVFLSFGSIRPYKNLEQLISLFNNLPDRYILVIAGKSFYQSYLAALRALVKKNNVCVVPHSIPNEDIPRYFSLVHASLFAFKEVLTSGSMLLSLSYGVPAIVPKRGDMPSVIKDGVNGFLYKNGQELDARIRYMGSLDNAALLRLQESTLRETVSISLDAIVHATLGVYGI is encoded by the coding sequence ATGAGAAACATTAATTTATTTGCGTTTCCTTTGCATCTGAAAATACCCAATGGCTATTGGGATCAGCTCTATGGCGGCATTGCGCGGGAGCGGCCGGATATCGTGCTGAAGCATAATGATTTTATGGGCCTTGCGCGCTCGTGGCGCAGCACAAACGTGGTGCATTTACACTGGCCTTCAATACTTTACGCAAGCAAGTGGCGTGTTATCTCCCTTATAAAATTTGTCATCCGTATAGGCATTATCACATTGTCGAAACTGCGCGGCGACAGGATTATTTGGACTGTCCATAATATGCGCGATCATGAAGGGAAGAATGCGGCCTTTGACGCGCTTGCCCAACGGTTCCTGGCGCGGTACGCGGACGCGGTTATTGTCCATTCGCCCGCTGGCGTTGAGTTTCTTGCTGAAAATTACCGGAGGGCGAATGACGTCTATGTTATTCCGCATCCCAACTACGTCGGCTTCCATGGTCCGCGACTCTCGGCGCCGGATCCCTCGCTTCGCGCCGTTCTTGATTTAAAAGAGAATGACAAAGTTTTTTTAAGTTTTGGTTCAATTCGGCCTTATAAAAACCTTGAGCAGCTCATTTCACTTTTTAACAACTTGCCTGATCGCTATATTTTAGTGATTGCGGGAAAATCGTTTTATCAATCATATCTTGCCGCATTGCGTGCGTTGGTAAAAAAAAATAACGTATGCGTTGTGCCTCATTCTATTCCGAACGAAGACATACCACGCTATTTTTCATTGGTTCACGCCTCGCTTTTTGCCTTCAAAGAAGTGCTCACTTCAGGATCGATGCTGCTTTCGCTTTCCTACGGCGTTCCCGCGATTGTGCCAAAGCGCGGCGATATGCCCTCGGTGATTAAAGATGGAGTCAATGGATTTTTATATAAGAATGGACAGGAACTTGACGCACGCATAAGATACATGGGAAGTTTGGATAACGCGGCGCTCTTAAGACTGCAGGAAAGCACTTTACGGGAAACGGTATCGATTTCATTGGATGCCATTGTCCATGCTACACTGGGAGTATATGGCATTTAA